The following proteins are encoded in a genomic region of Canis lupus familiaris isolate Mischka breed German Shepherd chromosome 6, alternate assembly UU_Cfam_GSD_1.0, whole genome shotgun sequence:
- the LOC111096540 gene encoding LOW QUALITY PROTEIN: U3 small nucleolar ribonucleoprotein protein IMP4 (The sequence of the model RefSeq protein was modified relative to this genomic sequence to represent the inferred CDS: inserted 6 bases in 4 codons; substituted 2 bases at 2 genomic stop codons) — MFARELKLXFLGAQCMNCGWHEVWVLVQACKTNKVANILVVHEHRDTPVGFIVSYLPLRLTVYYTLXNGIIXHDVPNLDTVSEAKPHLIVYGFSLHLSKGESDIFXYLFPVPKDDKHLAITISNQDNYVSFQXYVIHLGTVEQETTASMEWXWHPYTTSAHKRVFLSTK; from the exons ATGTTTGCAAGGGAGCTGAAGTT GTTTCTGGGTGCCCAGTGCATGAACTGTGGCTGGCATGAGGTGTGGGTGCTGGTGCAAGCCTGCAAAACCAACAAGGTCGCCAACATACTGGTTGTTCATGAGCATAGAGACACCCCTGTGGGGTTCATCGTCAGCTACTTGCCCCTCCGCCTCACTGTTTATTACACAC TGAATGGGATTATATGACATGATGTCCCCAACCTGGACACTGTGTCAGAGGCCAAGCCTCACCTCATCGTATAcggcttctctctccacctgagCAAAGGAGAGTCTGACATATTCTAGTACCTGTTCCCTGTGCCCAAAGATGACAAACACCTGGCCATCACCATTTCAAACCAAGATAACTACGTCTCCTTTCA GTATGTGATCCACCTGGGCACAGTGGAGCAAGAGACTACGGCAAGCATGGAAT TCTGGCACCCCTATACTACCAGCGCACACAAGAGAGTCTTTCTGAGCACGAAGTGA